One part of the Sciurus carolinensis chromosome 4, mSciCar1.2, whole genome shotgun sequence genome encodes these proteins:
- the Chadl gene encoding chondroadherin-like protein isoform X13: MEGLPSSTHVPLVLPLLLLLLLGPACQTAAQRCPRTCVCDNSRLHVACRHQNLTEVPDTIPELTQRLDLQGNMLKVIPPAAFQALPYLTHLDLRHCQVELVAEGAFRGLGRLLLLNLGSNRLSSLPQEALDGLGSLRRLELERNILEELRPGTFGALGALATLNLAHNVLVYLPAMAFQGLLRVRWLQLSHNALSVLAPEALAGLPALRRLSLHHNELQALPGAALSQARGLARLELGHNPLTYTGEEDGLALAGLRELTLDHGALQALGPRAFARCPRLHTLDLRGNQLDTLPPLQGPGQLRRLRLQGNPLWCGCQARPLLEWLARARVRSDGACRGPRRLRGEALDALRPSDLRCPGDAAEEEEEEEERAGAAARAPPRAPKEEDGAATPCPRACVCAAESRHSGCEGRGLQAVPRGFPNGTQLLDLRWNHFPSVPPAAFPGLGHLVSLHLQHCGIAELEAGALAGLGRLIYLYLSDNQLSGLSAVALEGASHLGYLYLERNRFLQVPGAALRALPSLFSLHLQDNAVDHLAPGDLAGVRALRWLYLSGNRITQVSPGALGTARDLEKLYLDRNQLREVPTGALEGLPALLELQLSGNPLRALQDGAFRPVGRSLQHLFLNSSDLEQISPGAFSGLELGLQSLHLQKNQLRTLAALPNLRQLELIDLSGNPFHCDCQLLLLHRSAMSSSYKTRLHKMINPGARRMGKEGGNREEWLQRGKKLSNRSQRFWKDSLWPSSEHSP, encoded by the exons ATGGAAGG TCTGCCGAGCTCCACCCATGTCCCCTTGGTGCTGCcactgcttctgctgctgctactgGGTCCAGCGTGCCAAACAGCTGCCCAGCGCTGCCCACGGACCTGTGTCTGCGACAACTCCAGGCTGCATGTTGCCTGCCGTCACCAGAACCTCACTGAGGTTCCAGACACCATTCCTGAG CTGACCCAGAGGCTGGACCTCCAGGGCAACATGCTCAAGGTGATCCCTCCAGCTGCCTTCCAAGCCCTGCCTTACCTCACACATCTGGACCTGCGGCACTGTCAGGTGGAGCTGGTGGCCGAGGGCGCCTTCCGAGGCCTGGGCCGCCTGCTCCTCCTCAACCTGGGCTCCAACCGCCTGAGCTCGTTGCCCCAAGAGGCGCTGGACGGGCTGGGCTCGCTGAGGCGGTTGGAGCTGGAGCGGAACATACTGGAGGAGCTGCGGCCTGGGACCTTCGGGGCCCTGGGCGCGCTGGCCACGCTGAACCTGGCCCACAACGTGCTGGTCTACCTGCCTGCCATGGCCTTCCAGGGCCTGCTGCGCGTCCGCTGGCTGCAGCTGTCGCACAACGCGCTCAGCGTGCTGGCCCCCGAGGCCCTGGCCGGCCTGCCCGCCCTGCGCCGGCTCAGCCTGCACCACAATGAACTCCAGGCCCTGCCCGGGGCCGCCTTGTCCCAGGCCCGCGGCCTGGCCCGGCTGGAGCTGGGCCACAACCCTCTCACCTACACGGGTGAGGAGGACGGGCTGGCGCTGGCCGGCCTGCGGGAGCTGACGCTGGACCACGGCGCGCTGCAGGCCCTGGGGCCCCGGGCCTTCGCCCGCTGCCCGCGCCTGCACACCCTGGACCTCCGAGGGAACCAGCTGGACACGCTGCCCCCGCTGCAGGGCCCGGGCCAGCTGCGCCGGCTGCGGCTGCAGGGCAACCCGCTGTGGTGCGGCTGCCAGGCGCGGCCCCTGCTCGAGTGGCTGGCGCGGGCGCGCGTGCGCTCGGACGGCGCGTGCCGAGGACCGCGGCGGCTGCGAGGCGAGGCCCTGGACGCCCTGCGGCCCTCAGACCTGCGCTGCCCGGGAGACGCCGccgaagaggaggaagaggaggaggagcgggcGGGGGCTGCGGCTCGCGCCCCTCCACGCGCCCCGAAGGAGGAGGACGGGGCGGCCACGCCCTGCCCGCGCGCCTGCGTGTGCGCCGCCGAGTCCCGCCACAGTGGCTGTGAGGGCCGCGGCCTGCAGGCGGTGCCCCGCGGCTTCCCCAACGGCACTCAGCTCCTGGACCTGAGGTGGAACCACTTCCCCTCCGTGCCTCCAGCCGCCTTCCCTGGCCTGGGCCACCTGGTGTCGCTGCACCTACAGCACTGTGGCATCGCAGAGCTGGAGGCGGGCGCCTTGGCGGGGCTGGGCCGCTTGATCTACCTCTACCTCTCTGACAACCAGCTTTCCGGGCTCAGCGCGGTCGCCCTGGAAGGGGCCTCCCACCTTGGCTACCTGTACCTGGAACGCAACCGCTTCCTGCAGGTGCCGGGGGCCGCCCTGCGCGCCCTGCCCAGCCTCTTCTCCCTGCACCTGCAGGACAACGCTGTGGACCACCTGGCACCTGGGGACCTGGCTGGGGTGCGGGCCTTGCGCTGGCTCTATCTGAGTGGAAACCGCATCACCCAGGTGTCCCCTGGGGCGCTGGGCACAGCTAGGGACCTGGAGAAATTGTACCTTGACAGGAACCAGCTGCGGGAAGTGCCCACTGGGGCCTTGGAGGGGCTGCCTGCCCTCCTGGAGCTGCAGCTCTCTGGGAATCCACTCAGGGCCCTGCAAGACGGGGCCTTCCGGCCGGTGGGCAGGTCACTGCAGCACCTCTTCCTGAACAGCAGTGACCTGGAGCAG ATTTCTCCTGGGGCCTTCTCAGGCCTGGAGCTGGGGCTCCAGAGCCTACACCTGCAGAAGAACCAGCTTCGGACTCTGGCGGCCCTGCCCAATCTCAGGCAGCTGGAGCTCATCGACCTTAGCGGCAATCCCTTCCATTGCGACTGCCAGCTTCTCCTGCTGCACAG GTCAGCAATGAGTTCATCTTACAAAACCAGACTCCACAAGATGATCAACCCAGGAGCCAGgaggatggggaaggaaggaggcaacaG AGAAGAATGGCTACAAAGAGGCAAGAAACTCTCCAACAGGAGCCAACGATTCTGGAAAGACAGTCTGTGGCCTTCATCAGAGCACAGCCCTTAA
- the Chadl gene encoding chondroadherin-like protein isoform X12, which produces MEGLPSSTHVPLVLPLLLLLLLGPACQTAAQRCPRTCVCDNSRLHVACRHQNLTEVPDTIPELTQRLDLQGNMLKVIPPAAFQALPYLTHLDLRHCQVELVAEGAFRGLGRLLLLNLGSNRLSSLPQEALDGLGSLRRLELERNILEELRPGTFGALGALATLNLAHNVLVYLPAMAFQGLLRVRWLQLSHNALSVLAPEALAGLPALRRLSLHHNELQALPGAALSQARGLARLELGHNPLTYTGEEDGLALAGLRELTLDHGALQALGPRAFARCPRLHTLDLRGNQLDTLPPLQGPGQLRRLRLQGNPLWCGCQARPLLEWLARARVRSDGACRGPRRLRGEALDALRPSDLRCPGDAAEEEEEEEERAGAAARAPPRAPKEEDGAATPCPRACVCAAESRHSGCEGRGLQAVPRGFPNGTQLLDLRWNHFPSVPPAAFPGLGHLVSLHLQHCGIAELEAGALAGLGRLIYLYLSDNQLSGLSAVALEGASHLGYLYLERNRFLQVPGAALRALPSLFSLHLQDNAVDHLAPGDLAGVRALRWLYLSGNRITQVSPGALGTARDLEKLYLDRNQLREVPTGALEGLPALLELQLSGNPLRALQDGAFRPVGRSLQHLFLNSSDLEQISPGAFSGLELGLQSLHLQKNQLRTLAALPNLRQLELIDLSGNPFHCDCQLLLLHRSAMSSSYKTRLHKMINPGARRMGKEGGNSAGTTREFWPRRGLPQSGRRTLHQQFRSRVS; this is translated from the exons ATGGAAGG TCTGCCGAGCTCCACCCATGTCCCCTTGGTGCTGCcactgcttctgctgctgctactgGGTCCAGCGTGCCAAACAGCTGCCCAGCGCTGCCCACGGACCTGTGTCTGCGACAACTCCAGGCTGCATGTTGCCTGCCGTCACCAGAACCTCACTGAGGTTCCAGACACCATTCCTGAG CTGACCCAGAGGCTGGACCTCCAGGGCAACATGCTCAAGGTGATCCCTCCAGCTGCCTTCCAAGCCCTGCCTTACCTCACACATCTGGACCTGCGGCACTGTCAGGTGGAGCTGGTGGCCGAGGGCGCCTTCCGAGGCCTGGGCCGCCTGCTCCTCCTCAACCTGGGCTCCAACCGCCTGAGCTCGTTGCCCCAAGAGGCGCTGGACGGGCTGGGCTCGCTGAGGCGGTTGGAGCTGGAGCGGAACATACTGGAGGAGCTGCGGCCTGGGACCTTCGGGGCCCTGGGCGCGCTGGCCACGCTGAACCTGGCCCACAACGTGCTGGTCTACCTGCCTGCCATGGCCTTCCAGGGCCTGCTGCGCGTCCGCTGGCTGCAGCTGTCGCACAACGCGCTCAGCGTGCTGGCCCCCGAGGCCCTGGCCGGCCTGCCCGCCCTGCGCCGGCTCAGCCTGCACCACAATGAACTCCAGGCCCTGCCCGGGGCCGCCTTGTCCCAGGCCCGCGGCCTGGCCCGGCTGGAGCTGGGCCACAACCCTCTCACCTACACGGGTGAGGAGGACGGGCTGGCGCTGGCCGGCCTGCGGGAGCTGACGCTGGACCACGGCGCGCTGCAGGCCCTGGGGCCCCGGGCCTTCGCCCGCTGCCCGCGCCTGCACACCCTGGACCTCCGAGGGAACCAGCTGGACACGCTGCCCCCGCTGCAGGGCCCGGGCCAGCTGCGCCGGCTGCGGCTGCAGGGCAACCCGCTGTGGTGCGGCTGCCAGGCGCGGCCCCTGCTCGAGTGGCTGGCGCGGGCGCGCGTGCGCTCGGACGGCGCGTGCCGAGGACCGCGGCGGCTGCGAGGCGAGGCCCTGGACGCCCTGCGGCCCTCAGACCTGCGCTGCCCGGGAGACGCCGccgaagaggaggaagaggaggaggagcgggcGGGGGCTGCGGCTCGCGCCCCTCCACGCGCCCCGAAGGAGGAGGACGGGGCGGCCACGCCCTGCCCGCGCGCCTGCGTGTGCGCCGCCGAGTCCCGCCACAGTGGCTGTGAGGGCCGCGGCCTGCAGGCGGTGCCCCGCGGCTTCCCCAACGGCACTCAGCTCCTGGACCTGAGGTGGAACCACTTCCCCTCCGTGCCTCCAGCCGCCTTCCCTGGCCTGGGCCACCTGGTGTCGCTGCACCTACAGCACTGTGGCATCGCAGAGCTGGAGGCGGGCGCCTTGGCGGGGCTGGGCCGCTTGATCTACCTCTACCTCTCTGACAACCAGCTTTCCGGGCTCAGCGCGGTCGCCCTGGAAGGGGCCTCCCACCTTGGCTACCTGTACCTGGAACGCAACCGCTTCCTGCAGGTGCCGGGGGCCGCCCTGCGCGCCCTGCCCAGCCTCTTCTCCCTGCACCTGCAGGACAACGCTGTGGACCACCTGGCACCTGGGGACCTGGCTGGGGTGCGGGCCTTGCGCTGGCTCTATCTGAGTGGAAACCGCATCACCCAGGTGTCCCCTGGGGCGCTGGGCACAGCTAGGGACCTGGAGAAATTGTACCTTGACAGGAACCAGCTGCGGGAAGTGCCCACTGGGGCCTTGGAGGGGCTGCCTGCCCTCCTGGAGCTGCAGCTCTCTGGGAATCCACTCAGGGCCCTGCAAGACGGGGCCTTCCGGCCGGTGGGCAGGTCACTGCAGCACCTCTTCCTGAACAGCAGTGACCTGGAGCAG ATTTCTCCTGGGGCCTTCTCAGGCCTGGAGCTGGGGCTCCAGAGCCTACACCTGCAGAAGAACCAGCTTCGGACTCTGGCGGCCCTGCCCAATCTCAGGCAGCTGGAGCTCATCGACCTTAGCGGCAATCCCTTCCATTGCGACTGCCAGCTTCTCCTGCTGCACAG GTCAGCAATGAGTTCATCTTACAAAACCAGACTCCACAAGATGATCAACCCAGGAGCCAGgaggatggggaaggaaggaggcaacaG TGCTGGGACTACTAGAGAATTCTGGCCAAGAAGAGGGTTGCCCCAGTCAGGAAGACGCACCCTTCACCAGCAATTCAGGAGCAGGGTGAGTTAG
- the Chadl gene encoding chondroadherin-like protein isoform X4: protein MEGLPSSTHVPLVLPLLLLLLLGPACQTAAQRCPRTCVCDNSRLHVACRHQNLTEVPDTIPELTQRLDLQGNMLKVIPPAAFQALPYLTHLDLRHCQVELVAEGAFRGLGRLLLLNLGSNRLSSLPQEALDGLGSLRRLELERNILEELRPGTFGALGALATLNLAHNVLVYLPAMAFQGLLRVRWLQLSHNALSVLAPEALAGLPALRRLSLHHNELQALPGAALSQARGLARLELGHNPLTYTGEEDGLALAGLRELTLDHGALQALGPRAFARCPRLHTLDLRGNQLDTLPPLQGPGQLRRLRLQGNPLWCGCQARPLLEWLARARVRSDGACRGPRRLRGEALDALRPSDLRCPGDAAEEEEEEEERAGAAARAPPRAPKEEDGAATPCPRACVCAAESRHSGCEGRGLQAVPRGFPNGTQLLDLRWNHFPSVPPAAFPGLGHLVSLHLQHCGIAELEAGALAGLGRLIYLYLSDNQLSGLSAVALEGASHLGYLYLERNRFLQVPGAALRALPSLFSLHLQDNAVDHLAPGDLAGVRALRWLYLSGNRITQVSPGALGTARDLEKLYLDRNQLREVPTGALEGLPALLELQLSGNPLRALQDGAFRPVGRSLQHLFLNSSDLEQISPGAFSGLELGLQSLHLQKNQLRTLAALPNLRQLELIDLSGNPFHCDCQLLLLHRWLTGLNLRVGATCATPPSARGQRVKAAAAVFKACPGWAARKARRTPAFNPGVRRTPIKRTQQGADKVSNEFILQNQTPQDDQPRSQEDGEGRRQQCWDY, encoded by the exons ATGGAAGG TCTGCCGAGCTCCACCCATGTCCCCTTGGTGCTGCcactgcttctgctgctgctactgGGTCCAGCGTGCCAAACAGCTGCCCAGCGCTGCCCACGGACCTGTGTCTGCGACAACTCCAGGCTGCATGTTGCCTGCCGTCACCAGAACCTCACTGAGGTTCCAGACACCATTCCTGAG CTGACCCAGAGGCTGGACCTCCAGGGCAACATGCTCAAGGTGATCCCTCCAGCTGCCTTCCAAGCCCTGCCTTACCTCACACATCTGGACCTGCGGCACTGTCAGGTGGAGCTGGTGGCCGAGGGCGCCTTCCGAGGCCTGGGCCGCCTGCTCCTCCTCAACCTGGGCTCCAACCGCCTGAGCTCGTTGCCCCAAGAGGCGCTGGACGGGCTGGGCTCGCTGAGGCGGTTGGAGCTGGAGCGGAACATACTGGAGGAGCTGCGGCCTGGGACCTTCGGGGCCCTGGGCGCGCTGGCCACGCTGAACCTGGCCCACAACGTGCTGGTCTACCTGCCTGCCATGGCCTTCCAGGGCCTGCTGCGCGTCCGCTGGCTGCAGCTGTCGCACAACGCGCTCAGCGTGCTGGCCCCCGAGGCCCTGGCCGGCCTGCCCGCCCTGCGCCGGCTCAGCCTGCACCACAATGAACTCCAGGCCCTGCCCGGGGCCGCCTTGTCCCAGGCCCGCGGCCTGGCCCGGCTGGAGCTGGGCCACAACCCTCTCACCTACACGGGTGAGGAGGACGGGCTGGCGCTGGCCGGCCTGCGGGAGCTGACGCTGGACCACGGCGCGCTGCAGGCCCTGGGGCCCCGGGCCTTCGCCCGCTGCCCGCGCCTGCACACCCTGGACCTCCGAGGGAACCAGCTGGACACGCTGCCCCCGCTGCAGGGCCCGGGCCAGCTGCGCCGGCTGCGGCTGCAGGGCAACCCGCTGTGGTGCGGCTGCCAGGCGCGGCCCCTGCTCGAGTGGCTGGCGCGGGCGCGCGTGCGCTCGGACGGCGCGTGCCGAGGACCGCGGCGGCTGCGAGGCGAGGCCCTGGACGCCCTGCGGCCCTCAGACCTGCGCTGCCCGGGAGACGCCGccgaagaggaggaagaggaggaggagcgggcGGGGGCTGCGGCTCGCGCCCCTCCACGCGCCCCGAAGGAGGAGGACGGGGCGGCCACGCCCTGCCCGCGCGCCTGCGTGTGCGCCGCCGAGTCCCGCCACAGTGGCTGTGAGGGCCGCGGCCTGCAGGCGGTGCCCCGCGGCTTCCCCAACGGCACTCAGCTCCTGGACCTGAGGTGGAACCACTTCCCCTCCGTGCCTCCAGCCGCCTTCCCTGGCCTGGGCCACCTGGTGTCGCTGCACCTACAGCACTGTGGCATCGCAGAGCTGGAGGCGGGCGCCTTGGCGGGGCTGGGCCGCTTGATCTACCTCTACCTCTCTGACAACCAGCTTTCCGGGCTCAGCGCGGTCGCCCTGGAAGGGGCCTCCCACCTTGGCTACCTGTACCTGGAACGCAACCGCTTCCTGCAGGTGCCGGGGGCCGCCCTGCGCGCCCTGCCCAGCCTCTTCTCCCTGCACCTGCAGGACAACGCTGTGGACCACCTGGCACCTGGGGACCTGGCTGGGGTGCGGGCCTTGCGCTGGCTCTATCTGAGTGGAAACCGCATCACCCAGGTGTCCCCTGGGGCGCTGGGCACAGCTAGGGACCTGGAGAAATTGTACCTTGACAGGAACCAGCTGCGGGAAGTGCCCACTGGGGCCTTGGAGGGGCTGCCTGCCCTCCTGGAGCTGCAGCTCTCTGGGAATCCACTCAGGGCCCTGCAAGACGGGGCCTTCCGGCCGGTGGGCAGGTCACTGCAGCACCTCTTCCTGAACAGCAGTGACCTGGAGCAG ATTTCTCCTGGGGCCTTCTCAGGCCTGGAGCTGGGGCTCCAGAGCCTACACCTGCAGAAGAACCAGCTTCGGACTCTGGCGGCCCTGCCCAATCTCAGGCAGCTGGAGCTCATCGACCTTAGCGGCAATCCCTTCCATTGCGACTGCCAGCTTCTCCTGCTGCACAG GTGGCTCACTGGGCTGAACCTGCGGGTGGGGGCCACCTGTGCCACCCCTCCCAGTGCCCGTGGCCAGAGGGTGAAGGCTGCAGCTGCTGTCTTCAAAGCCTGTCCAGGCTGGGCTGCCAGGAAGGCCAGGCGGACACCAGCCTTCAACCCTGGTGTCAGGAGGACCCCCATCAAGCGAACACAGCAAGGAGCAGACAAG GTCAGCAATGAGTTCATCTTACAAAACCAGACTCCACAAGATGATCAACCCAGGAGCCAGgaggatggggaaggaaggaggcaacaG TGCTGGGACTACTAG
- the Chadl gene encoding chondroadherin-like protein isoform X3 has product MEGLPSSTHVPLVLPLLLLLLLGPACQTAAQRCPRTCVCDNSRLHVACRHQNLTEVPDTIPELTQRLDLQGNMLKVIPPAAFQALPYLTHLDLRHCQVELVAEGAFRGLGRLLLLNLGSNRLSSLPQEALDGLGSLRRLELERNILEELRPGTFGALGALATLNLAHNVLVYLPAMAFQGLLRVRWLQLSHNALSVLAPEALAGLPALRRLSLHHNELQALPGAALSQARGLARLELGHNPLTYTGEEDGLALAGLRELTLDHGALQALGPRAFARCPRLHTLDLRGNQLDTLPPLQGPGQLRRLRLQGNPLWCGCQARPLLEWLARARVRSDGACRGPRRLRGEALDALRPSDLRCPGDAAEEEEEEEERAGAAARAPPRAPKEEDGAATPCPRACVCAAESRHSGCEGRGLQAVPRGFPNGTQLLDLRWNHFPSVPPAAFPGLGHLVSLHLQHCGIAELEAGALAGLGRLIYLYLSDNQLSGLSAVALEGASHLGYLYLERNRFLQVPGAALRALPSLFSLHLQDNAVDHLAPGDLAGVRALRWLYLSGNRITQVSPGALGTARDLEKLYLDRNQLREVPTGALEGLPALLELQLSGNPLRALQDGAFRPVGRSLQHLFLNSSDLEQISPGAFSGLELGLQSLHLQKNQLRTLAALPNLRQLELIDLSGNPFHCDCQLLLLHRWLTGLNLRVGATCATPPSARGQRVKAAAAVFKACPGWAARKARRTPAFNPGVRRTPIKRTQQGADKVSNEFILQNQTPQDDQPRSQEDGEGRRQQKTRPVLRM; this is encoded by the exons ATGGAAGG TCTGCCGAGCTCCACCCATGTCCCCTTGGTGCTGCcactgcttctgctgctgctactgGGTCCAGCGTGCCAAACAGCTGCCCAGCGCTGCCCACGGACCTGTGTCTGCGACAACTCCAGGCTGCATGTTGCCTGCCGTCACCAGAACCTCACTGAGGTTCCAGACACCATTCCTGAG CTGACCCAGAGGCTGGACCTCCAGGGCAACATGCTCAAGGTGATCCCTCCAGCTGCCTTCCAAGCCCTGCCTTACCTCACACATCTGGACCTGCGGCACTGTCAGGTGGAGCTGGTGGCCGAGGGCGCCTTCCGAGGCCTGGGCCGCCTGCTCCTCCTCAACCTGGGCTCCAACCGCCTGAGCTCGTTGCCCCAAGAGGCGCTGGACGGGCTGGGCTCGCTGAGGCGGTTGGAGCTGGAGCGGAACATACTGGAGGAGCTGCGGCCTGGGACCTTCGGGGCCCTGGGCGCGCTGGCCACGCTGAACCTGGCCCACAACGTGCTGGTCTACCTGCCTGCCATGGCCTTCCAGGGCCTGCTGCGCGTCCGCTGGCTGCAGCTGTCGCACAACGCGCTCAGCGTGCTGGCCCCCGAGGCCCTGGCCGGCCTGCCCGCCCTGCGCCGGCTCAGCCTGCACCACAATGAACTCCAGGCCCTGCCCGGGGCCGCCTTGTCCCAGGCCCGCGGCCTGGCCCGGCTGGAGCTGGGCCACAACCCTCTCACCTACACGGGTGAGGAGGACGGGCTGGCGCTGGCCGGCCTGCGGGAGCTGACGCTGGACCACGGCGCGCTGCAGGCCCTGGGGCCCCGGGCCTTCGCCCGCTGCCCGCGCCTGCACACCCTGGACCTCCGAGGGAACCAGCTGGACACGCTGCCCCCGCTGCAGGGCCCGGGCCAGCTGCGCCGGCTGCGGCTGCAGGGCAACCCGCTGTGGTGCGGCTGCCAGGCGCGGCCCCTGCTCGAGTGGCTGGCGCGGGCGCGCGTGCGCTCGGACGGCGCGTGCCGAGGACCGCGGCGGCTGCGAGGCGAGGCCCTGGACGCCCTGCGGCCCTCAGACCTGCGCTGCCCGGGAGACGCCGccgaagaggaggaagaggaggaggagcgggcGGGGGCTGCGGCTCGCGCCCCTCCACGCGCCCCGAAGGAGGAGGACGGGGCGGCCACGCCCTGCCCGCGCGCCTGCGTGTGCGCCGCCGAGTCCCGCCACAGTGGCTGTGAGGGCCGCGGCCTGCAGGCGGTGCCCCGCGGCTTCCCCAACGGCACTCAGCTCCTGGACCTGAGGTGGAACCACTTCCCCTCCGTGCCTCCAGCCGCCTTCCCTGGCCTGGGCCACCTGGTGTCGCTGCACCTACAGCACTGTGGCATCGCAGAGCTGGAGGCGGGCGCCTTGGCGGGGCTGGGCCGCTTGATCTACCTCTACCTCTCTGACAACCAGCTTTCCGGGCTCAGCGCGGTCGCCCTGGAAGGGGCCTCCCACCTTGGCTACCTGTACCTGGAACGCAACCGCTTCCTGCAGGTGCCGGGGGCCGCCCTGCGCGCCCTGCCCAGCCTCTTCTCCCTGCACCTGCAGGACAACGCTGTGGACCACCTGGCACCTGGGGACCTGGCTGGGGTGCGGGCCTTGCGCTGGCTCTATCTGAGTGGAAACCGCATCACCCAGGTGTCCCCTGGGGCGCTGGGCACAGCTAGGGACCTGGAGAAATTGTACCTTGACAGGAACCAGCTGCGGGAAGTGCCCACTGGGGCCTTGGAGGGGCTGCCTGCCCTCCTGGAGCTGCAGCTCTCTGGGAATCCACTCAGGGCCCTGCAAGACGGGGCCTTCCGGCCGGTGGGCAGGTCACTGCAGCACCTCTTCCTGAACAGCAGTGACCTGGAGCAG ATTTCTCCTGGGGCCTTCTCAGGCCTGGAGCTGGGGCTCCAGAGCCTACACCTGCAGAAGAACCAGCTTCGGACTCTGGCGGCCCTGCCCAATCTCAGGCAGCTGGAGCTCATCGACCTTAGCGGCAATCCCTTCCATTGCGACTGCCAGCTTCTCCTGCTGCACAG GTGGCTCACTGGGCTGAACCTGCGGGTGGGGGCCACCTGTGCCACCCCTCCCAGTGCCCGTGGCCAGAGGGTGAAGGCTGCAGCTGCTGTCTTCAAAGCCTGTCCAGGCTGGGCTGCCAGGAAGGCCAGGCGGACACCAGCCTTCAACCCTGGTGTCAGGAGGACCCCCATCAAGCGAACACAGCAAGGAGCAGACAAG GTCAGCAATGAGTTCATCTTACAAAACCAGACTCCACAAGATGATCAACCCAGGAGCCAGgaggatggggaaggaaggaggcaacaG AAAACCAGGCCAGTCCTCAGGATGTAG